In the Marinomonas algicola genome, one interval contains:
- a CDS encoding 7-cyano-7-deazaguanine/7-aminomethyl-7-deazaguanine transporter encodes MSHFTAEQRNKALFYLAAFHLLIIASSNYLVQIPFTILGLHTTWGAFTFPFIFLATDLTVRVFGALLARKIIFFVMIPAMFISYVLSVVFSKGTFNGITSLATIDWFVARIAIASLMAYLLGQILDIQVFNRLRLLKQWWIAPAASTLIGNGLDTLAFFGIAFYQSPDPFMAQHWQEIAWADYGFKLVISLGLFIPMYGILLSFLTTKITTIKTNLDYSEVR; translated from the coding sequence ATGAGTCACTTTACGGCTGAACAGCGAAATAAAGCGCTGTTCTATCTTGCTGCGTTCCATTTATTGATAATTGCATCCAGTAATTATCTCGTACAAATTCCATTCACTATTCTGGGGTTACATACTACTTGGGGCGCCTTTACGTTTCCTTTTATTTTCTTAGCAACGGATTTAACCGTGCGTGTTTTTGGCGCATTACTGGCACGTAAAATCATCTTCTTTGTCATGATCCCTGCGATGTTTATTTCCTATGTTTTATCCGTCGTTTTTTCTAAAGGCACGTTTAATGGAATCACTTCGCTTGCGACGATTGACTGGTTTGTAGCCCGTATTGCTATCGCCAGTTTAATGGCTTACTTACTCGGTCAAATTCTTGATATACAAGTGTTTAACCGCTTACGCCTATTAAAACAATGGTGGATTGCCCCAGCCGCATCCACACTCATTGGCAATGGTCTAGACACGTTGGCATTCTTTGGCATTGCATTCTACCAAAGTCCTGATCCCTTTATGGCACAGCATTGGCAGGAGATTGCATGGGCGGACTATGGCTTCAAACTGGTTATCAGTCTTGGGTTATTTATTCCAATGTACGGCATTTTACTGTCGTTTTT
- a CDS encoding putative bifunctional diguanylate cyclase/phosphodiesterase produces the protein MFLDTNVKAIILLVLLSLIALAAHRLGFLDTHLPLMSGTHVNLISEIKEGNITSEFKQETDLSASVQCHLTHSAGFNLCGISIALGAEGPKSGLNLAKYDRLEIDLGFRSPMPHQKVKVSFRNFHKAYSRPEDLVSLKFNTITYDPSVYEPPLIVPLHSFYVENWWLAQYNVGFNHSQTDFSNVSFIEFLTTDMSVPGVYELEVRSALLRGQWLTETELLRYIFLVWLAIVILVVTRQRNQLKRLAVMDLVTESYNRRGVNQWVTRALSKSTVCLFYIDIAGFKKINDAYGHLIGDELLRQFSNRIRKDLYAFHERSAVISRLSGDEFLLVFKDLDPDQTQTLIKDLFSLLQEPFDLSGNQVIINIHLGVAHSSETVNTFNDIVVQADSAMYFARKSDSIRYKVFDESVSHDIYFRKQIAEQIKDAISEDLFILHFMPIYNSQTLKIDAVEVLLRCQSGRLSGVGPDIFIPIAEEYNLIKAIDLWVIEETFKKIHQERSLLMDLTVVFCINISSAELHNTSFSLHLGSLLDKYHIKPQWIKLEITETSFIETGASSIKILNEIRSLGIQLALDDFGTGYTAFNQLIHYPIDCLKIDKSFIDNVGSKNETTESMIEAILLIAKSYKLETIAEGIENADQYRYMAANGCDLMQGYFLAKPMDWQSFKSLLSYPRTEALRAKIEGSSGQTEN, from the coding sequence ATGTTTCTAGATACAAATGTTAAAGCAATTATACTACTCGTCTTGCTATCGCTGATTGCTCTAGCTGCACACCGCTTAGGCTTTTTGGATACCCATTTACCTTTAATGAGTGGGACTCATGTCAATCTAATTTCAGAAATTAAAGAAGGCAATATAACGTCAGAATTTAAACAAGAAACGGACCTAAGTGCGTCAGTACAATGCCATTTAACTCATTCAGCAGGGTTTAATTTGTGCGGTATTTCTATCGCTTTAGGCGCGGAGGGCCCTAAAAGTGGTTTAAATCTAGCGAAGTATGATCGTCTTGAAATTGATTTAGGTTTTCGGTCGCCGATGCCGCATCAAAAAGTAAAAGTTTCTTTTAGAAATTTTCATAAGGCCTACTCCCGCCCTGAAGATCTAGTTTCTTTAAAATTTAATACTATTACCTATGACCCTTCAGTGTACGAGCCTCCGTTGATTGTGCCATTACACTCCTTCTATGTAGAGAACTGGTGGCTGGCTCAATACAATGTTGGCTTTAACCATAGCCAAACGGATTTTTCGAATGTGTCATTTATTGAGTTTCTGACAACGGATATGTCTGTTCCTGGCGTTTATGAACTGGAAGTTCGAAGTGCTTTATTAAGAGGACAGTGGTTAACAGAAACAGAGCTCCTTCGATATATTTTCTTAGTTTGGTTGGCCATTGTTATCCTCGTGGTAACAAGGCAACGAAATCAGCTTAAACGACTGGCGGTAATGGATTTGGTAACAGAATCTTATAACCGACGTGGCGTCAATCAATGGGTAACACGAGCCTTGTCTAAGAGTACTGTGTGTTTATTCTATATAGATATCGCAGGGTTTAAAAAAATAAATGATGCTTATGGTCACTTAATTGGTGATGAGTTGTTAAGACAGTTCTCGAACCGAATCAGAAAAGACCTGTATGCGTTTCATGAGAGAAGCGCGGTTATATCCCGCTTATCGGGAGATGAATTTCTTTTGGTGTTCAAGGACCTTGACCCCGATCAAACTCAAACGCTTATAAAAGATCTGTTCTCATTACTTCAAGAGCCTTTTGATTTAAGTGGTAACCAAGTCATCATTAACATTCATCTCGGAGTGGCTCATTCATCAGAAACCGTGAATACCTTTAATGATATAGTGGTGCAAGCTGATTCGGCTATGTACTTCGCTCGAAAAAGTGATTCGATACGTTATAAAGTGTTTGATGAAAGTGTTTCACATGATATTTACTTTCGTAAGCAGATCGCTGAACAAATTAAGGATGCTATTTCTGAAGATTTATTTATTCTGCATTTTATGCCGATTTATAATAGCCAGACACTCAAGATAGACGCCGTTGAAGTATTGTTAAGGTGTCAGTCAGGCCGTTTATCTGGTGTGGGCCCTGACATTTTTATTCCCATTGCTGAAGAATATAATCTTATAAAAGCGATAGACCTCTGGGTAATAGAAGAGACCTTTAAAAAAATACATCAAGAACGCAGCTTATTAATGGATCTAACGGTTGTCTTTTGTATCAATATTTCTTCTGCTGAACTGCATAACACGTCATTTAGTCTCCATCTCGGTAGTTTGTTAGATAAATACCATATTAAGCCCCAATGGATTAAGTTAGAAATAACGGAAACGAGCTTTATCGAAACGGGTGCAAGCAGCATTAAAATTCTAAACGAAATTCGTTCTTTAGGCATTCAGTTGGCGTTAGACGATTTTGGTACAGGCTATACGGCATTTAACCAACTCATTCATTACCCAATTGATTGTTTAAAAATAGATAAGTCGTTTATTGATAATGTAGGTTCTAAAAATGAGACCACAGAATCCATGATTGAAGCCATTCTATTGATTGCGAAGTCCTATAAACTTGAGACGATTGCAGAGGGAATCGAAAATGCAGATCAATACCGTTATATGGCCGCAAACGGTTGTGATTTGATGCAGGGTTATTTTTTAGCAAAACCAATGGATTGGCAGAGCTTTAAGTCATTACTCAGTTACCCGAGAACAGAAGCCTTGCGAGCCAAAATAGAAGGTTCTTCTGGTCAAACTGAAAACTGA